One region of Takifugu flavidus isolate HTHZ2018 chromosome 14, ASM371156v2, whole genome shotgun sequence genomic DNA includes:
- the heatr6 gene encoding HEAT repeat-containing protein 6 isoform X1, with amino-acid sequence MAAHGDSLAPVYGNRDDATVSSQVTLSADTAPFFPARYNSCAFPASDTEKQFFRCTERLRYLRPDSERLREELNLLFDQLLSESYNLSNEPSKNIQPENVCNLLTCASRLVPHSQEHMVIKLCQLIHHLLNQLKVILDEQTLDILVNYTTTALKVCSTWTHSDILLALSAVVYYKGPQCQQLLSDLLKEDGILLLYGSPSQPNDELRHVALTCMASICLRMPGQPPLDDHHRYAAFGLFLRTLQSPKPPNTDELFCCMVIQAALKGLQNCFSVGKWKFRGAEELGSTLASLKRLMFHGTPGVGVEWPAVLYPSPLPQYEGQTTPKSAEPPSDSSKDSAAVQGKTKGNKKKKARGKAKNPSAETSREDGEEDEREAGSVSQKGVPKLSAPSLYPSWKTISSDSEISDPEGSAQSKLRVYQGRVRQGALQCLLAVVKSTEKRVLYGYWSSFIPDSPAGGLPPLSLITVILKDPSPRVRACALQVLSAMLDGSHQFLAVAEDTAAPRTSYTPFSFLLATAVRELHRALSLALLAETSHQTLTQVIKCLAYLVANAPYHRLRPGLLSPLWKQMRPYLRHRDVNVRVTVLTLYGALVTTQAPLPEVQLLLQQPEGSTWAGSSTPGGSDWRQRDNLSSPAQKPVTSSQRGSCTHSPGVPQTPAEDGSLPWLMQLCASLITQPREDHSDSEGATQTGSLVLEPLPVRLEALQVMCHLVRGYFSLVQANLCEIGQVSICCLKEAEPSIQLHGAKLIQELGTGIIKQYKAENNVPESIRVPLSQVVQFWSDILSGPLNGALQNNQQSRVQMSACDVLSSILPQAFEQLPYKTQMMCITVLLGVTYSENYLKTAAVRALGIYIMFPCLREDVMFVTDTANALLAALEDRCANVRLKAAWSLGNLTDTLRVNMASVGVEFQEELSDTLLLKMLQAATRASSDKDRVRSNAVRVLGNLLHFLRQSQLSHPTFQRPVEDAVRALVKTVQSDSVMKVRWNACYALGNAFRNPALSLGSAPWSSHAFSSLCLVVTSCKNFKVRIKSAAALAVPAERICYGDSERFISVWRSLATALQNSDDVNDFLEYRFSASLRHTLSQALLHLLSLSQAQELPALGVSLAGEEGESIREHVIKYMREGGGGGIMEQGEEDMGKESFTPQQRVGGLQQTLMRLKDLKTEGEGQSEQERGKAVVVQFLEDLLKACEEM; translated from the exons ATGGCGGCTCATGGGGATTCGTTAGCACCGGTATACGGTAACCGGGATGATGCCACTGTGTCTTCGCAGGTGACTTTGTCAGCGGACACCGCCCCCTTCTTCCCGGCCCGTTACAATAGTTGTGCATTTCCGGCGTCGGACACCGAGAAACAGTTTTTCCGCTGTACCGAAAGACTAAGATATTTAAGACCAGACTCCGAACGTCTCAGGGAGGAGCTGAACCTGTTGTTTGACCAACTTCTATCTGAAAGCTACAACTTAAGCAATGAACCAAGTAAAAACATCCAGCCAGAG AACGTGTGCAATCTATTAACATGTGCCAGTCGCCTAGTTCCACATTCTCAGGAACATATGGTCATCAAACTCTGTCAGTTAATACATCATCTGCTCAACCAGCTAAAG GTAATATTGGATGAGCAGACCTTGGACATACTGGTGAATTATACCACCACTGCACTGAAAGTGTGTAGTACATGGACCCATTCCGATATCCTCCTGGCCCTCTCTGCAGTAGTTTATTACAAAGGACCCCAGTGCCAACAG CTTCTCAGTGACTTGTTAAAGGAGGATGGAATCCTTCTGCTGTATGGGTCTCCATCCCAGCCAAATGATGAGTTGCGCCATGTTGCTCTTACCTGTATGGCTAGTATCTGTCTGAG GATGCCTGGTCAGCCACCTTTGGATGATCATCACAGATATGCTGCTTTTGGGCTTTTTCTGCGAACACTGCAGTCACCAAAACCTCCCAACACTGATGAACTTTTCTGTTGTATG GTGATCCAGGCAGCGCTAAAGGGGCTTCAAAATTGTTTCTCAGTTGGTAAATGGAAATttagaggagcagaggagcttgGATCTACATTAGCCTCACTTAAG AGGCTCATGTTCCATGGAACACCGGGTGTAGGTGTTGAGTGGCCGGCTGTGCTTTATCCATCGCCCCTTCCTCAGTACGAAGGTCAGACCACACCAAAATCCGCTGAACCACCATCCGATTCATCAAAGGATTCTGCTGCAGTGCAGGGCAAAACCAAAGGG aataagaagaagaaagccAGAGGGAAAGCAAAGAATCCAAGTGCTGAAACaagcagagaggatggagaggaagatgagagggaaGCAGGGTCTGTATCGCAGAAAGGGGTGCCTAAACTCTCTGCCCCATCGCTCTACCCTTCCTGGAAAACAATCAGCTCTGACTCTGAGATTTCTGACCCCGAAGGCAGTGCACAGAGCAAATTAAG GGTTTACCAGGGTCGTGTGCGTCAGGGAGCACTGCAATGTTTGCTAGCTGTAGTGAAAAGTACAGAGAAGAGGGTTCTGTATGGGTATTGGTCCTCCTTCATCCCAGACTCTCCAGCTGGTGGACTGCCACCACTCTCTCTAATCACAGTCATACTAAAGGACCCCTCACCAAGG gtgcgtgcgtgtgcgctgCAAGTGTTGTCAGCAATGCTGGATGGTTCCCATCAGTTTCTTGCTGTAGCGGAAGACACAGCAGCTCCCCGAACATCATACACCCCTTTCTCTTTCCTACTGGCAACGGCAGTGAGAGAACTGCATCGTGCTCTAAGCCTGGCTTTGCTGGCCGAGACCTCTCATCAGACACTTACCCAAGTGATAAAG TGTCTAGCCTACCTGGTGGCAAATGCTCCCTATCATCGTCTTAGACCTGGTCTGCTGAGCCCTCTCTGGAAGCAAATGCGTCCATACCTGCGCCACCGAG ATGTAAATGTGCGAGTTACGGTGCTGACACTGTACGGAGCTCTGGTGACAACTCAGGCTCCCCTCCCTGAagtgcagcttctcctccagcagccagagGGCAGCACTTGGGCTGGCTCATCCACACCAGGTGGCTCAGACTGGAGGCAGAGAGACAACTTGTCCTCGCCTGCTCAAAAACCTGTCACATCATCCCAGCGAGGTTCCTGCACACACTCCCCTGGTGTTccacagacacctgcagaagaTGGGTCTTTACCGTGGCTGATGCAGCTGTGTGCATCACTAATAACTCAGCCTAGGGAGGACCACTCGGACAGCGAGGGAGCCACACAAACGGGAAGTCTCGTTTTAGAGCCCCTCCCTGTCCGATTAGAAGCACTTCAG GTTATGTGCCACCTGGTCCGTGGATATTTCTCTCTTGTCCAAGCTAATTTGTGTGAGATTGGTCAAGTGAGCATATGCTGCCTCAAGGAGGCGGAGCCTTCGATACAACTGCATGGAGCAAAG ttgatACAAGAACTAGGAACGGGAATAATTAAGCAGTACAAAGCAGAGAATAACGTTCCAGAGAGCATCAGAGTACCTCTGAGTCAA GTGGTGCAGTTTTGGTCAGACATCTTGAGCGGTCCTCTGAACGGAGCCTTGCAAAACAACCAACAAAGCAGAGTGCAGATGAGTGCCTGCGATGTGCTGTCCTCCATCCTGCCACAGGCCTTCGAGCAGCTTCCC TACAAGACCCAGATGATGTGCATCACTGTGCTGCTGGGAGTGACCTATAGTGAAAACTATCTGAAGACGGCTGCTGTCAGGGCTCTGGGAATCTACATCATGTTCCCTTGCCTGAGAGAG GATGTGATGTTTGTGACAGACACTGCAAACGCCCTTCTAGCTGCCCTGGAAGATCGCTGCGCAAATGTTCGTCTAAAAGCAGCCTGGTCCCTCGGAAACCTCACAGATACCCTCCGGGTCAATAT GGCAAGCGTAGGTGTGGAATTCCAAGAGGAGTTATCGGACACGCTGCTGCTCAAAATGTTGCAGGCTGCTACTCGCGCATCTTCTGATAAAGACAGG GTGAGATCTAATGCAGTGCGGGTGCTTGGAAATCTGCTTCACTTTCTGCGTCAGAGTCAGCTGTCCCACCCTACCTTCCAGCGCCCAGTGGAGGACGCAGTTCGGGCTTTAGTCAAGACCGTCCAGTCAGATTCCGTGATGAAGGTCAGATGGAACGCCTGCTACGCACTTGGGAACGCCTTCAGAAACCCTGCCCTGTCTCTAG GTTCTGCCCCGTGGTCCAGCCAtgctttttcttccctctgccTCGTCGTCACCTCCTGTAAGAACTTTAAAGTACGAATCAAGTCTGCCGCTGCCCTGGCGGTCCCTGCAGAGCGCATTTGCTACGGGGACTCGGAGAGGTTCATCTCTGTGTGGCGTTCCCTGGCTACAGCCCTTCAGAACAGTGACGACGTCAATGATTTCTTAGAATACCGCTTCAGCGCCAGTCTGCGCCACACACTCTCACAAGCTTTGCTACACCTGCTCAGCCTCAGCCAGGCACAGGAGTTGCCTGCCCTTGGGGTGTCGCTGgctggagaggaaggggaaagcATCAGAGAACACGTGATCAAATATAtgagagagggtggaggaggaggcatcatggagcagggagaggaggacatGGGCAAGGAGAGTTTCACTCCTCAGCAGAGAGTTGGAGGGCTGCAGCAGACACTAATGAGACTGAAAGATTTAAAGACTGAAGGAGAGGGACAGTCTgagcaggagagagggaaggcTGTGGTCGTCCAATTCCTGGAGGATCTGCTAAAAGCCTGTGAGGAAATGTGA
- the heatr6 gene encoding HEAT repeat-containing protein 6 isoform X2, translated as MPGQPPLDDHHRYAAFGLFLRTLQSPKPPNTDELFCCMVIQAALKGLQNCFSVGKWKFRGAEELGSTLASLKRLMFHGTPGVGVEWPAVLYPSPLPQYEGQTTPKSAEPPSDSSKDSAAVQGKTKGNKKKKARGKAKNPSAETSREDGEEDEREAGSVSQKGVPKLSAPSLYPSWKTISSDSEISDPEGSAQSKLRVYQGRVRQGALQCLLAVVKSTEKRVLYGYWSSFIPDSPAGGLPPLSLITVILKDPSPRVRACALQVLSAMLDGSHQFLAVAEDTAAPRTSYTPFSFLLATAVRELHRALSLALLAETSHQTLTQVIKCLAYLVANAPYHRLRPGLLSPLWKQMRPYLRHRDVNVRVTVLTLYGALVTTQAPLPEVQLLLQQPEGSTWAGSSTPGGSDWRQRDNLSSPAQKPVTSSQRGSCTHSPGVPQTPAEDGSLPWLMQLCASLITQPREDHSDSEGATQTGSLVLEPLPVRLEALQVMCHLVRGYFSLVQANLCEIGQVSICCLKEAEPSIQLHGAKLIQELGTGIIKQYKAENNVPESIRVPLSQVVQFWSDILSGPLNGALQNNQQSRVQMSACDVLSSILPQAFEQLPYKTQMMCITVLLGVTYSENYLKTAAVRALGIYIMFPCLREDVMFVTDTANALLAALEDRCANVRLKAAWSLGNLTDTLRVNMASVGVEFQEELSDTLLLKMLQAATRASSDKDRVRSNAVRVLGNLLHFLRQSQLSHPTFQRPVEDAVRALVKTVQSDSVMKVRWNACYALGNAFRNPALSLGSAPWSSHAFSSLCLVVTSCKNFKVRIKSAAALAVPAERICYGDSERFISVWRSLATALQNSDDVNDFLEYRFSASLRHTLSQALLHLLSLSQAQELPALGVSLAGEEGESIREHVIKYMREGGGGGIMEQGEEDMGKESFTPQQRVGGLQQTLMRLKDLKTEGEGQSEQERGKAVVVQFLEDLLKACEEM; from the exons ATGCCTGGTCAGCCACCTTTGGATGATCATCACAGATATGCTGCTTTTGGGCTTTTTCTGCGAACACTGCAGTCACCAAAACCTCCCAACACTGATGAACTTTTCTGTTGTATG GTGATCCAGGCAGCGCTAAAGGGGCTTCAAAATTGTTTCTCAGTTGGTAAATGGAAATttagaggagcagaggagcttgGATCTACATTAGCCTCACTTAAG AGGCTCATGTTCCATGGAACACCGGGTGTAGGTGTTGAGTGGCCGGCTGTGCTTTATCCATCGCCCCTTCCTCAGTACGAAGGTCAGACCACACCAAAATCCGCTGAACCACCATCCGATTCATCAAAGGATTCTGCTGCAGTGCAGGGCAAAACCAAAGGG aataagaagaagaaagccAGAGGGAAAGCAAAGAATCCAAGTGCTGAAACaagcagagaggatggagaggaagatgagagggaaGCAGGGTCTGTATCGCAGAAAGGGGTGCCTAAACTCTCTGCCCCATCGCTCTACCCTTCCTGGAAAACAATCAGCTCTGACTCTGAGATTTCTGACCCCGAAGGCAGTGCACAGAGCAAATTAAG GGTTTACCAGGGTCGTGTGCGTCAGGGAGCACTGCAATGTTTGCTAGCTGTAGTGAAAAGTACAGAGAAGAGGGTTCTGTATGGGTATTGGTCCTCCTTCATCCCAGACTCTCCAGCTGGTGGACTGCCACCACTCTCTCTAATCACAGTCATACTAAAGGACCCCTCACCAAGG gtgcgtgcgtgtgcgctgCAAGTGTTGTCAGCAATGCTGGATGGTTCCCATCAGTTTCTTGCTGTAGCGGAAGACACAGCAGCTCCCCGAACATCATACACCCCTTTCTCTTTCCTACTGGCAACGGCAGTGAGAGAACTGCATCGTGCTCTAAGCCTGGCTTTGCTGGCCGAGACCTCTCATCAGACACTTACCCAAGTGATAAAG TGTCTAGCCTACCTGGTGGCAAATGCTCCCTATCATCGTCTTAGACCTGGTCTGCTGAGCCCTCTCTGGAAGCAAATGCGTCCATACCTGCGCCACCGAG ATGTAAATGTGCGAGTTACGGTGCTGACACTGTACGGAGCTCTGGTGACAACTCAGGCTCCCCTCCCTGAagtgcagcttctcctccagcagccagagGGCAGCACTTGGGCTGGCTCATCCACACCAGGTGGCTCAGACTGGAGGCAGAGAGACAACTTGTCCTCGCCTGCTCAAAAACCTGTCACATCATCCCAGCGAGGTTCCTGCACACACTCCCCTGGTGTTccacagacacctgcagaagaTGGGTCTTTACCGTGGCTGATGCAGCTGTGTGCATCACTAATAACTCAGCCTAGGGAGGACCACTCGGACAGCGAGGGAGCCACACAAACGGGAAGTCTCGTTTTAGAGCCCCTCCCTGTCCGATTAGAAGCACTTCAG GTTATGTGCCACCTGGTCCGTGGATATTTCTCTCTTGTCCAAGCTAATTTGTGTGAGATTGGTCAAGTGAGCATATGCTGCCTCAAGGAGGCGGAGCCTTCGATACAACTGCATGGAGCAAAG ttgatACAAGAACTAGGAACGGGAATAATTAAGCAGTACAAAGCAGAGAATAACGTTCCAGAGAGCATCAGAGTACCTCTGAGTCAA GTGGTGCAGTTTTGGTCAGACATCTTGAGCGGTCCTCTGAACGGAGCCTTGCAAAACAACCAACAAAGCAGAGTGCAGATGAGTGCCTGCGATGTGCTGTCCTCCATCCTGCCACAGGCCTTCGAGCAGCTTCCC TACAAGACCCAGATGATGTGCATCACTGTGCTGCTGGGAGTGACCTATAGTGAAAACTATCTGAAGACGGCTGCTGTCAGGGCTCTGGGAATCTACATCATGTTCCCTTGCCTGAGAGAG GATGTGATGTTTGTGACAGACACTGCAAACGCCCTTCTAGCTGCCCTGGAAGATCGCTGCGCAAATGTTCGTCTAAAAGCAGCCTGGTCCCTCGGAAACCTCACAGATACCCTCCGGGTCAATAT GGCAAGCGTAGGTGTGGAATTCCAAGAGGAGTTATCGGACACGCTGCTGCTCAAAATGTTGCAGGCTGCTACTCGCGCATCTTCTGATAAAGACAGG GTGAGATCTAATGCAGTGCGGGTGCTTGGAAATCTGCTTCACTTTCTGCGTCAGAGTCAGCTGTCCCACCCTACCTTCCAGCGCCCAGTGGAGGACGCAGTTCGGGCTTTAGTCAAGACCGTCCAGTCAGATTCCGTGATGAAGGTCAGATGGAACGCCTGCTACGCACTTGGGAACGCCTTCAGAAACCCTGCCCTGTCTCTAG GTTCTGCCCCGTGGTCCAGCCAtgctttttcttccctctgccTCGTCGTCACCTCCTGTAAGAACTTTAAAGTACGAATCAAGTCTGCCGCTGCCCTGGCGGTCCCTGCAGAGCGCATTTGCTACGGGGACTCGGAGAGGTTCATCTCTGTGTGGCGTTCCCTGGCTACAGCCCTTCAGAACAGTGACGACGTCAATGATTTCTTAGAATACCGCTTCAGCGCCAGTCTGCGCCACACACTCTCACAAGCTTTGCTACACCTGCTCAGCCTCAGCCAGGCACAGGAGTTGCCTGCCCTTGGGGTGTCGCTGgctggagaggaaggggaaagcATCAGAGAACACGTGATCAAATATAtgagagagggtggaggaggaggcatcatggagcagggagaggaggacatGGGCAAGGAGAGTTTCACTCCTCAGCAGAGAGTTGGAGGGCTGCAGCAGACACTAATGAGACTGAAAGATTTAAAGACTGAAGGAGAGGGACAGTCTgagcaggagagagggaaggcTGTGGTCGTCCAATTCCTGGAGGATCTGCTAAAAGCCTGTGAGGAAATGTGA